The following is a genomic window from Hymenobacter sp. APR13.
TCCAGCCGGGCCACCACCGTGCCCACCGGCTGCTCCCGTAGCGTGAGGCGGGCGCCGTCACCATAGAGGGCCAGCAGGCGCTGACGGGTATTCATCAACCCCAGGCCGCCGGTTTGGCCGGACAGGCGGGCAGGCAGCACGGCCGCTGGGTCAGGCAGGTGGCCGGGCTGACTGACTTCCAGGTGCAGGCACTCGGTGGCGGGGGCGTTGTTGTTCGGCTCGGCGGGCGCGGCCTGCGCCAAGAGGCGCAGCAAGCCGCCGCCCGGCGTGGCGCTGATGCCGTGCTTAACGGCGTTTTCGATGAGCGTAAGCAGGGCGGCAGGCGGCACGGGCCAGGCCAACAGGGCCTCCGGCACTTGCAGGTCGAGGCGCAGGCGTTCGGGGCCGAAGCGGGTTTGCTCCAGGGCCAGGTAGTCCTGCACGGCGGCCAGCTCCTCGCCCAGCGGGATGAGTTGGCGCTGCTCATAGTTCAGGGTGTAGCGCAGCAAATCGGCGAGCTGCGTGACGGCGGTGCGGGCGCGGTGGGGGTCACTCAGGGTCAGGGCGCGCACCGAGTTCAGGGCATTGAACAGAAAGTGGGGGTTGATTTGAGACCGCAGCAAATCCAACTCGGCCTGGCGGCGTGCGGCAGCAGCGTGCAGCTCCTGGGCCTGGGCCTGCGCCAGCCACTCGCCCGCTACGAAAAAATGGTAGGCCAGCACCCACACAATCAGGTAGCGCCCGATGTCTATCACCCCAAACACGAAGCCTGCTACGCCGCTCGTGTAAGGCCACTGCCATTTGCCGGCCAGCAGCGTGAAAGCAGCAGGCAGCAGCAGTTGCATACTCAGTGAGAGGCCCAGCAGGCCCAGCATCGCCACCACCGCCTGCCAAACCAGCGGCAGGCGCAGCACCCCGAAGCGCAGCAGCAGCGCCCGGTAGCCATGGGTGAGCAGCAGCCCAAACAAGACCGTCATGTTGAGCCAATTCAGCGTACCTGGCTGGTACTTTTTCAGCATGAAGGCCACATGCACCTGCGTACCCCAGAACGCCTCCCAGCCCAGCAGTTGAAAAAACCAGTAATAGGGCTTGGCGCGGAAATAGTGTTGCATAAAAAAGGAGGAAAGCCGATGAGCAGGACGCTGCGAATACTGCCCCTGAAAAAGGCGCAGCCCCAAAGTAAGCAGTCAAAACTAGTCCAATAGCCCTGGCCCCGGACCACGTTTTTCCATGAGCGCGGAAAAACGTGGTCCGGCGTGGCAGCAGCAAAACCACCGCCCTGGTGCTGAGCCCCGCCGGCGCCCTGCTGCCGCCTCGCCCGGTGCCCGTTTCGCCGCACCCGTGTAACTAGCCTCGCACCCGAAGGTAGGCAACCCGATACGGTGCTACGGCTGTGGTAGCTGGCAGCGCAGATG
Proteins encoded in this region:
- a CDS encoding sensor histidine kinase, encoding MQHYFRAKPYYWFFQLLGWEAFWGTQVHVAFMLKKYQPGTLNWLNMTVLFGLLLTHGYRALLLRFGVLRLPLVWQAVVAMLGLLGLSLSMQLLLPAAFTLLAGKWQWPYTSGVAGFVFGVIDIGRYLIVWVLAYHFFVAGEWLAQAQAQELHAAAARRQAELDLLRSQINPHFLFNALNSVRALTLSDPHRARTAVTQLADLLRYTLNYEQRQLIPLGEELAAVQDYLALEQTRFGPERLRLDLQVPEALLAWPVPPAALLTLIENAVKHGISATPGGGLLRLLAQAAPAEPNNNAPATECLHLEVSQPGHLPDPAAVLPARLSGQTGGLGLMNTRQRLLALYGDGARLTLREQPVGTVVARLDVPAAVLG